AGGTCATCTTCAATATTACTCTTGTGGTCAGTATCTTGTTCGTTGTCGCAGCCATCGTTACCCTTCTCATTAAGTAAATTACAAAGCAGAATTGGAGAATTTAGGAATTTGAGAATTAGGGAATATTCTTAAATTCTAAAATTCTTTAATTCATAAATTCTGTCAGAATTTTGATCAATTTTCATTTTTTGGAGTCTTTATCGCGCAAGTACGACGAGTTCGGAAAGGCGCTTGCTCCCAAGTCAAAAGCGGGTAAAAAAATATACGACTTCTTCGGCTATTTCTCTTTGAAAGAAAGATTGGCTTTTTATGTTCTGCTTTTAATTTTCCTCATGAGCTTCGGACTTTTGGTAAAAAAGCTTAATGATATGATTACGGTTGAGGTGCCTCTCTTCGGCGGAACACTGCGCGAGGGTATCGTGGGCATTCCGCGTTTTAGTAATCCCGTTCTGGCCTCGAGCGACGTGGATAAGGATGTGGCGAGCCTTATTTATTCCGGCCTTATGCGCGTCGGGTCAGAAGGCAAACTAATCCCCGATCTGGCAGAAAATTATTCCGTATCTCCAGACGGTCTTACATATACTTTCGTTCTTAAGAAGAATCTTGTATTCCATGACGGGAGCAAGCTCTCGAGTGCCGACGTCGCCTATACTATCAATCAAGTTAAGAATCCGATTTTCAAAAGTCCTCGCGGAGCGGCTTGGAGCGGAATCAATATAGAAACTCCCGACGACCTAACTGTTGTGTTCCATCTCAAATCTCCTTACGCACTCTTCCTCGAAAGTACGACGTTGGGAATACTCCCGAAAAGTTTATGGAAGAAGACGAATGACGAGACATTCCCCTATAACGAGCTTAATCTAGCGGGCGTCGGTTCCGGACCATACAAAGTGGTGAATGTTGCAAAAAATAAAGACAGCGTACCAACAGTATTGACACTCACTGCGTTTAACTCTTTCACGCTTGCCAAGCCTTATATCAAGAACATCAAACTGTACTTCTACGCGAATGAAGAGGCACGGTCTGCCGCTTATGGAGCCGGTTATATAGACACACTCTCCGGCATCACAGCGGAGGATGTGGGGGCACTTAACACGGGCAAAGGTCACATAGTCTCATTCTATCTCCCAAGAATCTTCGCCGTGTTCTTCAATCAAAACCAAGAATCTGCCTTCACTTACCGTGAGGTTCGCGCAGCACTCGACGCTTCGCTCGATAAAGAAGCCATTACTCGTACCGTGCTTCATGATTATGGCAACGCGATAAACGGCACGATTCCGCCGGGTTCGTTCGGCTACGCGAGCAGTACCAATCCTATAAAAGATCAGCCGGCACGCATCGCAAGCGCCCAAGCCCTACTGCAACAGAACGGTTGGAATAAAGTTGGCGGAGTTTACCAAAAGAAGTTTACCGGCGACCCTAAGAAAAAGAGTAGTTCGACGGTCGTCTCTCTCGCCTTCTCTATTTCTACGGCAGACACGCCGGAACTCAAGCGGACAGCAGAACTGATTCGAGACACGTGGAACAGCCTTGGCGCAAAAGTCGAGCTCAAGGTATATGAGATCGGCGACTTGAATCAAAACGTCATTCGTCCTCGCAATTTCGATGCGTTATTCTTCGGCGAGATTGTCGGCCGCAACCCCGACCCATTCTTCTACTGGCATTCGTCGGAACGCGCCGACCCGGGACTCAATATCGCCATGTACGCAAACCCAGCCGTTGATAAGCTTGTAGACAGCATTCGTGCCAGCGCATCCGACAGCGACCGACTAGACAAGCTCCGCAAACTGGACACAGCAATAAAGCGCGACCAGCCGGCTTCATTCATATATGCGCCACAATACATTTATCTTATTAATAATCGGGTGCGAGGAGTGACGCCGATGTCTCTCACGACACCCAATGAAAGATTCTCTAATATCTACACCTGGTACATCGATACCGAAAGAGTGTGGAAGATTTTTACTAAACAGAATTAAAGAATTTCAGAATTTAGGAATTTAATTCATTCTTACATTCTCATATTCTTTAATTCATAAATTCCGTTAACATGGAACCACAGCAACCAAAAAAATTCGTGCCCCAAGCGGCACGCGCGTTCGTTTCTGATGCACCTGCCCGCCATACCTTCGGCAAGTCGATGGCAGGCGGGCCAGCGCCACGGCGCGCGCCGATGCGTAAACAAACGTCCGTACGTCCGCGCCGAGAGCGTGGTCCGCAACACCGCTCACAACCGGCAAGCAGTCGACCGCACCATGAACGACATGACCAGGGTGAAGAAGAAAAGAAAAAGAAGGTGATCATTCCGCCGCTCGCGACGGACAGTATCCGCATCATTCCCTTGGGAGGCGTAGAGGGTGTCGGCATGAACATGACCGTCGTCGAATTTAATGGCGACATCTTCATTGTGGACGCTGGCTTCATGTTCCCAGGCGAGGACTCCCCCGGCGTCGACTACATCATCCCCGATGTCACCTATCTCGAAGAACGCAAGGATAAGATTCGTGGCATCTTCATCACCCACGGCCACTTGGACCACATCGGCAGTCTCCCTTACATCATGCAAAAGTTGGGCAACCCGCCGGTCTACACGCGCCTCTTCGGCGCTATGATGATTAAGAAGCGCCAGGCCGAATTCCCCCAGATCCCGATGCCGGACCTGCGCATCGTCGAGACCAACAGTCGCGTCAAGGCCGGCAATACTTACGTAAGGTTCTCTAACGTCACCCATACGATTCCGGATTCGATGTGCATAATTATAGAGAGTCCTTGGGGCAATCTGCTCTTCATGGGCGATCTCAAGGTAGACCACATCGACCAAGTACCGCTGCCATCGGAGGTCAAGCTCTACACCGAGCTCGGCAAAGAGAATAATCTCTTCATGGCCGGCGACTCGACCAATACCCACAAGCCCGGCTGGTCCGACTCCGAGACGACAGTGCGCGAGAACTTGCGCGAGATCGTCCGTACCGCCAAGGGCCGCCTCATCATGGGTACCTTCGCGTCACTAGTCGACCGCGTTATTTACGTCATCACCGAGGCGGAGAAGATGGGCAAGAAGGTGATTATCGATGGCCGCGGCATGCGTGAATCAATTGAGATCGCTACCGAGCTTGGCCGAGTCAAGATGCAACCGGGCACAATAATCCCCGTAGAGGAAGTCGACAACTATCCGCCCGATCGCATCCTCATCATGGCGACCGGCGCGCAGGCGGATGAATATTCATCTCTCCAACGCATGTCGATCAAGACGCACAAATATCTCAAGCTCCACAAAGGCGACACCATCGTGCTGTCGTCATCCGTAATTCCTGGCAACGAGAAGGGTGTGGAAATCTTGAAGGACAACCTCTCCCGCCAAGGTGCCAAGATAATCCATTATCGTCTCAAAGACGTGCACTCTTCCGGCCACGCCTACGGCGACGAGGCGACGTGGTTATACAAAATGGTCAAACCCAAATTCTTTATGCCGGTGCACGGTGGCCACTACATGCTCCGCATGCACGAGGAGGTGGCCATCGGCGCGGGCATCAAGCCCGAGAACATCGCCGTGCCGGACAACGGTTCGATTGTCGAAATAACGGGTGGTGGTAAGAAGATTCATATATTAAAAGAAAAAGCACCGATAGACATGGTCATGGTGGACGCCATGGGCGATGGCGCCGGCGTGCACGAGCTGGTCATCCGTGACCGCAAGGTCTTGGCCGAGGACGGCATGTTCGTCATCATCGCAACAATCGACGTCAAGACCGGCAAGCTCCGCCAATCCCCCGACATCATCTCGCGCGGCTTCGTCTATCTTAAAGAATCGCGCGAATTGTTAAAAGAAGTCCGCGGCCTCATTAAGAAGACAATAGAAAGTGTGACGGTAGATATGCACCCAATAAATATAGACTACGTGAAAAATCTGGTCAGAGAAAAAACCGGCCGCTTCCTCCTCCAAAAAACCCGCAAGCGCCCGATAATCCTGCCGGTCTTAATCGAGGTGTAACTTGGAAGCTAAGCTTCCAAGCGGGGTCCGACGCTTGGCATCTGGGAGCCCGACGCCGAGCGTCTAAAGCATTTCCTGTAACTTCTGTGTATTTCCGTGCTTTAGCAACCCGAGATAGGATTGCAGGGTAGCTGGATTGTGTAGCTTTTTCTGCAAGTTTCTAAACATCCGTTTCTTCGTCGTCGTGCGCAGTACCCGGTGATCGGGAAAATGCACCCATCCCAGGAAGTCGACGCCAGAAGCAAGTGTAGCGATAGAAACCTTGTTCGGATGCAATGAAAGCTTGAGCATTATATTCAGAAAATCAGAAATTTGGGGAATGAGTTGTTCGAGTAATGTTTTGTCATCAGAAAGAAAGACAAAATCATCTGCATAACGAATGTAATGCTTTACTTTTAGTTTGTGTTTCACATACTGATCGAACTCGTCCATGTAAATATTCACTAAAAGTTGCGAGGTCAGATTACCGAGCGGCAGACCGGTTTGAAAACTTGAAATTACTTTCTCAAGCAACCACTGGACGTTCTCGTCAGAAATATATTCTGCAAGAATGCTAAAAATAATCTGGTGGTTGATGTTCGCAAAGAACTTGCGTATGTCGCATTTGAGTACCCAGCAGGTACGGGTATTATTCTTGGACATCCGATGTCCAAATTCTTCAAATCGCTTGAGTGCCTTGTGAGTTCCCTTTCGTAACCGACAAGAGTATGAGTCAGATATAAAAGTCCCGTCGAAGAAGGGATAGAGTTTGCGGTAGAGCGCGTGATGTAATAACCTGTCGCGCACCGACGCCTTATGAATATCGCGAGGCTTGGGGTCATTAATTTTGAAGTGCTCATAGTGGCCGTGCATATAGGTAAAACTTTTCAATTCTCGATGAAGAGTCAAGATATTGTGCAGTAAATGTAACTGAAAAACTTGCACGTCGGCTTTCGTCTTTTTATCTCGAACAAAGTTTTGCCACGCAAATAACAAATTCTTTACGGAAATGATCTCTTCATAGCTAGTTGTAAACTTTTTTCTCATATGGTAGCTTTTTTAATTATGCAAAATCAAAACCTTAAAAGTACCCCCCCCCCCGCAACACCCTGCCGCTTATTACGAAAGTAAAAGCAGTCTATATTTTGTGGCTTCCGGTTCATAAGAATATGCCAAGGCTCGAACGATTTGGCCTTGGCGCGACCATCGAGAAAACTTTTCTTGATCTGCTCAATACGCTTCGCAAAGCTGCCTACGCAGACACGACTCATAAGTTACCGTTGCTTGAAGAAGCGATTGACGCGGTAGACTGCTTACGTTTCTTTTTACAGCTCGCATGGGAAACCAAGACTATCTCGCACAAACATCTTGCAATCATCGGCGAAGGCATCGAGGAAGTTGGGCGCATGATCGGCGGATGGCGAAAAGGCCTGCTTACGAAAACCTCCACAACGCGTGCGGAGGAAAGATAAGGGTAGCGGGAGACGACCTGATTGCCGTCGTTCCACCTGTTCGGGTTCTCGACCGAGTTCGCGTTGACGTTCCAGCCGTTGCCGGAGTTCCAGTTCGCGTTCACGACCCAGAGAAACAAGCGCCACGCACCGTGCAGACTGCCATCCGTGCCACTGTTCTTTGAGTTCTTTTGGAATACTCGCCGAGCTGTATCGTGTCTGGGACATTCAAAGTCCGCCAGCAATCTGCACCGATCCTCACTCTTTTTTAGAGCTTGCTGTATCCACACTTGGTGCAGGCGTACCCGCACTAATTCTCGAATACAGGGATGCGAGGCCCTCTGCACAAGCCGTAGCCGGTGCAATGGAGTGGCCTTAACTTGAGAAGCTAGCATATGTAGATAAAAAACAAAACCCCCCGATACCTGCCGCCAAAGCGACAAAGTGTCAGAGGGCTTAAGAAGAAAGAATAAGTGACCGAGGTAAACAGGATCAGCGGGAGACGACCTGAAGGCCGACGCTCCACCTGAGCGGGCCCTCGACCGAGCGCGCGAGGACGTACCAGCCGTTGCCGGAGTCCCAGCCCGCGCTCACGAACCAGAGAACGCCATTTTCGTCCTCGACATACGCGATGTTCGCGTAGCCGTTGACGAGGAGCGGGCCAGTCTCTCCGCGGGGCTGCTGCAACAGCATACCCCAGAAGTGGGCTAGCTTGATGACCCGGCGAGCTTCATCGAGCTCGCTCATGATTTCGGGATCGAGTGAGGAACGGAGGAGGGTGTGGCAGCGCAGCTCGGCCTTCTCGACGTCGGTCTCGATCTTGTTCGAGAAGTTCGCCTTGAAGTTGTCGCCCAGGTAGTAGATCTGGACGGCGGCCTTCGCGGAGGTGTCGAGCTTGAAGTGCTTCTTCACTTCGAACTTGTCGTAGGACGGCACGATGGTCGTGCCTTCGACGAGCTTGAGCCGCGGCTGCGCGGGCGGTGCGGATGGCGAGACAACCTCGGGCTTGACGACGAGCGTCTTGCCCGAGTTGATGGCTGCACACGCGTCCGCCATCTGTTCCCGCACGGACTTCTTGTCCTTGTGCGCGAGCGCCGCCTGTTGCTCAGGCGTAAGCTTGCCGAGGAGTTCGGCGGCGAGGAGGAGTCGCGCATTTGCGATCTTCCCCGCGAGGTCGTAGGACGCTCCGCGTCCTCGGGTGTCGGGCAATCCCTTTCTGGGCATTGGACACCTCCTTCCCACACAGCGGTGGGGTACACGGTAAATGATAGTCTTGCAACCGAGCAAGTATCATTAACCGCGATCACTTATCGGTTTTCAATATAGCGAAGCTGCCGTATAATTTAGCATACTCTTTCGATATATGTCAATAGCAGTTATCCAGAACTAATTTTGTCACCGCGCGATATAATAGAGATATGACCAAAGCTGTTTCGGGCAAGCTTCTGCAATTTGTTTATGCGAGTAATTTTTTCTATGGCCTTCATTTCGCGCTCGTTGTCTATGTGCTCTCCACCTACATTGCAAGCTATATCGGCGAGACTTATGTGGGACTGGTTTATGCGAGCATCGCGCTTATCTCGATATTCTTCTCGCTTAATTTCTTCCGTCTAATCAATTGGTTGGGGCATCGCAAGCTCACTCTTATACTTTTTGCTGTTACAATACTTTCGTCGCTTGCACTTGCGTTCTCGTCAGATGCCGTTACAGCCATAATCTTCGTTGTTATCTATTCTGTCGCGGAATTCCTGCTTCTTATCGCCTTCGATCTTGCTGTCGAGAAGTTGTCGAATGACGCAACCACCGGCAATATCCGCGGAGTTTACTTGACCATGTACAACCTGGCCTTCGTCGCCGGCCCGCTTATCACAGGCAGTATTATCGGCAATGATAGCTACCCTCTCATGTTCGTCACGGCCGCGTTAATTTTATTACCGTCCCTTGCTATCTGCATCTTCGGCCTTAAAGGCCTCCCGGAGATAAAGCCTCGCGACCACCATCTGCGCGATGGCTTACGCGTACTGAACAGGAATGTTAACATTCGCAAGATATTCATTTCGACATTTGTACTCGAATTTTTCTATACCTGGATGACAATCTACACGCCGCTCTATTTGCATCAATACGCAGGATTTGCCTGGAGCGATATCGGCTTTATCTTTATGATTATGCTCCTGCCTTTTGTGTTCTTTGAGCTACCTCTTGGTGTCATCGCCGACAGATATTTGGGCGAGCAAGAGATACTCACCGCCGGGTTCATAATCGCCGCAGTATCCACGGCCGGGCTCTACTTCCTCGGATACACAAGCATCGTCCCGTGGGCGGCGCTCTTATTCCTCACCCGCACCGGTGCCTCGGCGATAGAGATAATGAACGAGACTTATTTCTTCAAACAGATTGGCCCGCGCGACGCTGGTGTCATCGCTTTCTTCCGCAACGCCCGCCAGTTTAATTATATTGTCGCACCAATCGTCGCGATTATTTTGCTTCAGATTATGCCGATGCAAGGACTATTTCTGGCGCTTGGTATCGTAATGCTCGTAGGCGCATATAACGCCTCTTCGCTTCAGGATACCGAACCGTCAAGAGCTTAGTCTTTATTTCTTCGTCTATTCTATTACCTTTTCTTCGAAATAAGAGACTACGCCCAATATTATAATAGCGAGGACAGCAGAAAATGTGGCGAGAATATAATATCCGAGCCCGCAGGCCATTCCGACACCGGCAGTTGCCCAGAGCCCGGCCGCGGTGGTAAGACCGTTCATGTGTTCGTGTTTCAAGAAAATGAGACCGGTACCAATGAAGCCAATACCGGAGATGACGGTGGCCAGAACATTCGCAAGAGCAATGGATGAAACGGGTATCGATGTTAAAGCAACCTGTTCGCCGATGATTGCAAAGAGAGCCGCCGCAAGTGCGATAAGTGAAAAAGTGCGCATCCCGGCCGTCTTGTGCGCCAAAGACCGTTCCGTACCGATAAGTAAACCGAGTAATGCCGCAACAACAAGTCTAATAAAA
Above is a window of Candidatus Paceibacterota bacterium DNA encoding:
- a CDS encoding ribonuclease J; its protein translation is MEPQQPKKFVPQAARAFVSDAPARHTFGKSMAGGPAPRRAPMRKQTSVRPRRERGPQHRSQPASSRPHHERHDQGEEEKKKKVIIPPLATDSIRIIPLGGVEGVGMNMTVVEFNGDIFIVDAGFMFPGEDSPGVDYIIPDVTYLEERKDKIRGIFITHGHLDHIGSLPYIMQKLGNPPVYTRLFGAMMIKKRQAEFPQIPMPDLRIVETNSRVKAGNTYVRFSNVTHTIPDSMCIIIESPWGNLLFMGDLKVDHIDQVPLPSEVKLYTELGKENNLFMAGDSTNTHKPGWSDSETTVRENLREIVRTAKGRLIMGTFASLVDRVIYVITEAEKMGKKVIIDGRGMRESIEIATELGRVKMQPGTIIPVEEVDNYPPDRILIMATGAQADEYSSLQRMSIKTHKYLKLHKGDTIVLSSSVIPGNEKGVEILKDNLSRQGAKIIHYRLKDVHSSGHAYGDEATWLYKMVKPKFFMPVHGGHYMLRMHEEVAIGAGIKPENIAVPDNGSIVEITGGGKKIHILKEKAPIDMVMVDAMGDGAGVHELVIRDRKVLAEDGMFVIIATIDVKTGKLRQSPDIISRGFVYLKESRELLKEVRGLIKKTIESVTVDMHPINIDYVKNLVREKTGRFLLQKTRKRPIILPVLIEV
- a CDS encoding reverse transcriptase/maturase family protein; translation: MRKKFTTSYEEIISVKNLLFAWQNFVRDKKTKADVQVFQLHLLHNILTLHRELKSFTYMHGHYEHFKINDPKPRDIHKASVRDRLLHHALYRKLYPFFDGTFISDSYSCRLRKGTHKALKRFEEFGHRMSKNNTRTCWVLKCDIRKFFANINHQIIFSILAEYISDENVQWLLEKVISSFQTGLPLGNLTSQLLVNIYMDEFDQYVKHKLKVKHYIRYADDFVFLSDDKTLLEQLIPQISDFLNIMLKLSLHPNKVSIATLASGVDFLGWVHFPDHRVLRTTTKKRMFRNLQKKLHNPATLQSYLGLLKHGNTQKLQEML
- a CDS encoding MgtC/SapB family protein, encoding MIQEFLIDAGTYELFIRLVVAALLGLLIGTERSLAHKTAGMRTFSLIALAAALFAIIGEQVALTSIPVSSIALANVLATVISGIGFIGTGLIFLKHEHMNGLTTAAGLWATAGVGMACGLGYYILATFSAVLAIIILGVVSYFEEKVIE
- a CDS encoding MFS transporter, with amino-acid sequence MTKAVSGKLLQFVYASNFFYGLHFALVVYVLSTYIASYIGETYVGLVYASIALISIFFSLNFFRLINWLGHRKLTLILFAVTILSSLALAFSSDAVTAIIFVVIYSVAEFLLLIAFDLAVEKLSNDATTGNIRGVYLTMYNLAFVAGPLITGSIIGNDSYPLMFVTAALILLPSLAICIFGLKGLPEIKPRDHHLRDGLRVLNRNVNIRKIFISTFVLEFFYTWMTIYTPLYLHQYAGFAWSDIGFIFMIMLLPFVFFELPLGVIADRYLGEQEILTAGFIIAAVSTAGLYFLGYTSIVPWAALLFLTRTGASAIEIMNETYFFKQIGPRDAGVIAFFRNARQFNYIVAPIVAIILLQIMPMQGLFLALGIVMLVGAYNASSLQDTEPSRA
- a CDS encoding four helix bundle protein; this translates as MPRLERFGLGATIEKTFLDLLNTLRKAAYADTTHKLPLLEEAIDAVDCLRFFLQLAWETKTISHKHLAIIGEGIEEVGRMIGGWRKGLLTKTSTTRAEER
- a CDS encoding ABC transporter substrate-binding protein, producing the protein MESLSRKYDEFGKALAPKSKAGKKIYDFFGYFSLKERLAFYVLLLIFLMSFGLLVKKLNDMITVEVPLFGGTLREGIVGIPRFSNPVLASSDVDKDVASLIYSGLMRVGSEGKLIPDLAENYSVSPDGLTYTFVLKKNLVFHDGSKLSSADVAYTINQVKNPIFKSPRGAAWSGINIETPDDLTVVFHLKSPYALFLESTTLGILPKSLWKKTNDETFPYNELNLAGVGSGPYKVVNVAKNKDSVPTVLTLTAFNSFTLAKPYIKNIKLYFYANEEARSAAYGAGYIDTLSGITAEDVGALNTGKGHIVSFYLPRIFAVFFNQNQESAFTYREVRAALDASLDKEAITRTVLHDYGNAINGTIPPGSFGYASSTNPIKDQPARIASAQALLQQNGWNKVGGVYQKKFTGDPKKKSSSTVVSLAFSISTADTPELKRTAELIRDTWNSLGAKVELKVYEIGDLNQNVIRPRNFDALFFGEIVGRNPDPFFYWHSSERADPGLNIAMYANPAVDKLVDSIRASASDSDRLDKLRKLDTAIKRDQPASFIYAPQYIYLINNRVRGVTPMSLTTPNERFSNIYTWYIDTERVWKIFTKQN